One Candidatus Palauibacter australiensis genomic window carries:
- the groL gene encoding chaperonin GroEL (60 kDa chaperone family; promotes refolding of misfolded polypeptides especially under stressful conditions; forms two stacked rings of heptamers to form a barrel-shaped 14mer; ends can be capped by GroES; misfolded proteins enter the barrel where they are refolded when GroES binds), with product MAKDLEFDTAARQRLKAGVDKLARAVKVTLGPKGRNVVLEKKFGSPTITKDGVTVAKEVELDDPVEDLGAKMVKEVATKTSDAAGDGTTTATVLAQSIFTEGLKSVTAGANPMALKRGIDKSVEAIVANLHSISVETSGKTEIAQVAAISANSDQEIGELIADAMEKVGKDGVITVEEARGLETELETVDGMQFDRGYLSPYFVTDPDKMEVVLDEPIILIHDKKISAMKDLLPVLEKVAQMGKPLLIVAEDVEGEALATLVVNKLRGTLKVAAVKAPGFGDRRKQMLQDIAILTGGQVISEELGFKLENTVVGDLGQAKRIVIDKDNTTVVDGAGDADRIQGRISEIKVAIDKSTSDYDREKLQERLAKLAGGVAVINVGAATETEMKEKKARVEDALHATRAAVEEGIVPGGGVALLRSQGALEGVEGSDADETIGIRIVRRAVEEPVRTIASNAGAEGSIIVEKVREADGRNTGYNAATGEYEDMVKAGVIDPTKVTRTALQNAASIAGLLLTTEAVVVERPEAEDPAAAAGGMPGGGMGGMY from the coding sequence ATCTTGAATTCGATACCGCGGCACGGCAGCGCCTGAAGGCGGGCGTGGACAAGCTTGCGCGCGCGGTCAAGGTCACGCTCGGCCCCAAGGGGAGGAACGTGGTTCTTGAGAAGAAGTTCGGCAGCCCGACGATCACGAAGGACGGCGTGACGGTCGCGAAGGAAGTCGAGCTGGACGACCCGGTCGAGGACCTCGGCGCGAAGATGGTGAAGGAAGTCGCGACGAAGACGTCCGACGCGGCGGGTGACGGCACGACGACGGCGACGGTGCTCGCGCAGTCGATCTTCACCGAAGGCCTCAAGAGCGTGACGGCGGGCGCGAATCCGATGGCGCTCAAGCGCGGCATCGACAAGTCCGTCGAAGCGATCGTCGCGAACCTCCACTCGATCTCCGTCGAGACCTCGGGCAAGACGGAAATCGCCCAGGTTGCCGCCATTTCGGCGAACAGCGACCAGGAGATCGGCGAGCTGATCGCCGACGCGATGGAGAAGGTCGGCAAGGACGGCGTCATCACGGTCGAGGAGGCCCGCGGCCTCGAGACCGAGCTGGAGACCGTGGACGGGATGCAGTTCGACCGCGGTTATCTGTCGCCGTACTTCGTCACGGATCCGGACAAGATGGAGGTCGTCCTCGACGAGCCGATCATCCTGATTCACGACAAGAAGATCTCGGCCATGAAGGACCTGCTGCCGGTCCTCGAGAAGGTCGCCCAGATGGGCAAGCCCCTCCTGATCGTGGCGGAGGATGTCGAGGGCGAGGCGCTGGCCACGCTCGTCGTCAACAAGCTGCGCGGAACGCTGAAGGTCGCGGCCGTCAAGGCTCCGGGCTTCGGCGACCGCCGCAAGCAGATGCTGCAGGACATCGCGATCCTCACGGGCGGCCAGGTGATCTCCGAGGAACTCGGCTTCAAGCTCGAGAACACGGTGGTCGGCGACCTCGGCCAGGCGAAGCGGATCGTCATCGACAAGGACAACACGACGGTCGTTGACGGCGCTGGCGACGCAGATCGGATCCAGGGCCGCATCAGCGAGATCAAGGTCGCGATCGACAAGTCCACGTCCGACTACGACCGCGAGAAGCTGCAGGAGCGGCTGGCGAAGCTGGCCGGCGGCGTGGCGGTGATCAACGTGGGCGCCGCGACCGAGACCGAGATGAAGGAGAAGAAGGCCCGCGTCGAGGACGCGCTGCACGCGACGCGCGCGGCCGTCGAAGAGGGCATCGTGCCCGGCGGCGGCGTGGCGCTGCTGCGGAGCCAGGGGGCGCTGGAGGGCGTCGAGGGCTCGGATGCCGACGAGACGATCGGGATCCGGATCGTGCGCCGCGCGGTTGAGGAGCCGGTGCGCACGATCGCGTCGAACGCCGGGGCCGAGGGCTCGATCATCGTCGAGAAGGTCCGGGAGGCGGATGGCCGTAACACCGGCTACAACGCGGCCACGGGCGAGTACGAGGACATGGTGAAGGCGGGCGTCATCGATCCGACCAAGGTCACCCGTACCGCGCTCCAGAACGCAGCCTCGATCGCGGGTCTGCTGCTCACGACCGAGGCGGTCGTGGTGGAGCGGCCCGAGGCGGAGGATCCCGCGGCGGCCGCCGGCGGCATGCCGGGTGGCGGCATGGGCGGAATGTACTAA